A region from the Kineothrix sp. IPX-CK genome encodes:
- a CDS encoding reverse transcriptase domain-containing protein, translating to MLEDKMYLGSLANIIINTRPLVFLCGPYIDEDDKKDRRNILRKYFNEFKEETTYKKELIQITPYALVIDKLFDSKKLEEEMNVTLIEEIVAACAFKNYIFIDTMSTALELGLFSNSYAQNKTTALLPSDYSLFKPSVGYFVTETMNKSQNITLCKYKNRRYNKVIDDGKYVIENLIGFKSNKVPREIENEIKLDFTGDINKYLISMLFTSNINESDKIYFEINNNQLEILIPAKNLFYLVNKYSNTDTIYTVVLEYFKQNICHNTPEYMKIFYLIKKKKMRMILRSSFEYSFDEVVKNMEYLISTIKRNSIFPQKFKKLEYKEIDRFKNYNRTNFYELIGFNSAEIYRIKKIYQTKAKAITHKKLCINGKSRKIDMYKGTSEGYELRNIHKKIVDGLSDIVDLNSKSYAYCNKKSILDCVKNHIDSQYFLKLDICSFFNSISKRNLNKILKMVLSDNGSEMYLSNLTGKTAVYKSSVINEWNEVEKILDLCFVNGKLSLGLVSSPMLSNIYMDYFDRRFCDKFPGLKYTRYSDDILISSDENFDVGAVKQYIVEELKLLKLTINLKKTNYFRIQEPGDHIKFLGLNIVQGKKNNYVTVGKKYIKLVSKNVTEYLRGESKLKKSQLIGQIEYLRFISIEDYDSFTKIFKIKTGNEFDYDKFKNIYRLT from the coding sequence TTGTTGGAGGATAAAATGTATTTGGGTAGTTTGGCGAATATAATTATAAATACGCGTCCACTAGTATTTTTATGTGGTCCATACATAGATGAAGATGATAAAAAAGATCGTCGAAATATTTTGAGAAAATATTTTAATGAATTTAAAGAAGAGACTACATACAAAAAAGAATTGATTCAGATAACGCCGTATGCGTTGGTAATTGACAAACTGTTTGACTCAAAGAAGCTAGAAGAAGAAATGAATGTAACGTTAATTGAAGAGATTGTAGCTGCCTGTGCCTTTAAAAACTATATTTTTATAGACACAATGTCCACTGCTTTAGAATTAGGTCTTTTTTCAAATAGCTATGCGCAAAATAAAACGACAGCATTATTACCAAGTGATTATAGTTTGTTTAAGCCTTCAGTTGGATATTTTGTTACAGAAACAATGAATAAATCTCAAAATATTACGTTATGCAAATATAAAAATCGTAGATATAACAAAGTTATTGATGATGGAAAATATGTAATTGAGAATTTGATTGGGTTTAAATCCAATAAAGTACCACGGGAAATCGAAAATGAGATAAAGCTTGATTTTACAGGTGATATAAATAAATATTTAATTAGTATGTTATTCACAAGTAATATAAATGAATCGGATAAAATATATTTTGAAATAAATAATAATCAATTAGAGATTTTGATTCCTGCAAAAAATCTTTTTTATCTGGTTAATAAATATTCAAATACGGATACTATATACACAGTGGTTTTGGAATATTTCAAACAAAATATTTGCCATAATACACCAGAATATATGAAAATATTTTATCTTATAAAAAAGAAAAAAATGAGAATGATCTTGCGGTCATCCTTTGAATATTCTTTTGATGAAGTTGTTAAAAATATGGAATATCTAATAAGCACAATCAAAAGAAATTCCATATTTCCACAAAAGTTCAAAAAATTAGAGTATAAAGAAATTGATAGATTTAAGAATTATAATCGAACAAATTTTTATGAACTGATAGGTTTTAATAGTGCAGAAATCTATAGGATAAAGAAGATATATCAAACTAAAGCAAAAGCAATTACCCATAAGAAACTTTGCATTAATGGGAAAAGTAGAAAAATTGATATGTATAAAGGAACCTCTGAAGGATATGAACTTAGGAATATACATAAAAAAATAGTGGATGGATTAAGTGATATAGTTGATCTTAATAGCAAAAGCTATGCATATTGTAATAAAAAATCTATTTTGGATTGTGTTAAGAATCATATAGATAGTCAATACTTTTTGAAGTTAGATATTTGTAGCTTTTTTAATTCGATAAGTAAGAGAAATCTAAACAAGATATTAAAAATGGTTTTATCTGATAATGGATCAGAAATGTATTTATCAAACCTTACAGGAAAAACAGCAGTATATAAGAGCTCTGTTATAAATGAATGGAATGAAGTGGAGAAGATACTTGATTTATGTTTTGTAAATGGAAAGTTGTCGCTGGGGTTAGTATCATCTCCAATGTTATCAAATATTTACATGGATTATTTCGATCGTAGATTTTGTGATAAATTTCCAGGACTTAAATATACAAGATATTCTGACGATATACTTATTTCATCAGATGAAAACTTTGATGTAGGAGCAGTAAAGCAATATATTGTTGAAGAATTGAAGTTACTAAAATTGACAATCAATCTAAAAAAAACAAATTATTTTCGAATTCAAGAACCTGGGGACCATATAAAATTTTTAGGATTAAATATCGTGCAGGGAAAGAAAAACAACTATGTGACTGTTGGTAAAAAATATATTAAATTAGTTTCTAAAAATGTAACTGAGTATTTAAGAGGAGAAAGTAAATTAAAGAAGTCTCAATTGATAGGTCAAATTGAATACCTGAGATTTATAAGTATAGAAGATTATGATTCCTTCACAAAGATATTTAAAATAAAAACAGGTAATGAATTTGACTATGATAAATTTAAAAATATTTATAGATTGACCTGA